In one Tachysurus fulvidraco isolate hzauxx_2018 chromosome 16, HZAU_PFXX_2.0, whole genome shotgun sequence genomic region, the following are encoded:
- the gorab gene encoding RAB6-interacting golgin — protein MAAWAGFSEEELRRIQQKGDPNESVSASLGRGRRSAATNRSRQQLQREKALQMAARNKANPGDCLLSPEQQLLHPAPPPAPSPAPSPAPRQTNPDKAPHPDVHQEPDPVPLNSQDPSAAVKELDKQEVELREKTRLQQLQWEQRMMEEKNKRTKALLTKTIAEKSKQTQAEAVKLKKIQKELQVLDDSVSSDIGVLRSLIEQASLEYSTAWKRLEKAEAEYVAAKLDLHKKTEVKEQLTEHLCAIIQQNELRKARKLEELMLQLELRTDQVSQEAQEEACEERQGSAHTATPSETSAKCENDCTHVSEEGDKTALKTSEGQERELLTATESDQG, from the exons ATGGCTGCGTGGGCTGGGTTTTCGGAGGAAGAGCTGAGACGGATACAGCAGAAAGGAGACCCGA ATGAGAGTGTGTCTGCTTCGCTTGGCCGCGGCCGGAGATCCGCTGCTACTAACCGGAGCAGGCAGCAGCTGCAGCGGGAGAAAGCGCTACAGATGGCCGCTAGAAACAAAGCCAATCCGGGCGACTGTCTGCTCTCTCCTGAGCAGCAGCTTCTTCATCCTGCTCCACCACCCGCTCCATCACCTGCACCATCACCTGCACCACGCCAAACAAACCCAGACAAAGCACCACACCCAGACGTTCATCAGGAACCAGATCCTGTTCCACTAAACTCACAAGATCCCTCAGCAGCAGTGAAGGAACTggacaaacaggaagtggaatT ACGAGAGAAGACGCGTCTGCAGCAGCTTCAGTGGGAGCAGCGCATGATGGAAGAGAAGAATAAAAGAACCAAAGCTCTCCTTACCAAGACCATTGCTGAAAA ATCGAAGCAGACTCAAGCTGAAGCAGTGAAACTGAAGAAAATCCAAAAGGAACTCCAGGTTCTGGATGATTCTGTATCGAGTGATATCGGTGTCCTCAGGAGTCTGATCGAGCAGGCCAGCCTGGAGTACTCCACTGCATG GAAGCGCTTGGAAAAGGCAGAGGCGGAGTACGTGGCAGCCAAGCTAGACCTGCACAAGAAGACGGAGGTGAAGGAGCAGCTCACAGAGCACCTGTGTGCCATCATCCAGCAGAATGAGCTCCGTAAAGCTCGCAAGCTGGAGGAGCTGATGCTGCAGCTGGAGCTCAGAACTGACCAGGTGTCCCAAGAAGCGCAGGAGGAGGCGTGTGAGGAAAGACAAGGCTCCGCCCACACGGCTACACCCAGTGAAACTAGCGCAAAATGTGAAAACGACTGCACACACGTTAGCGAGGAGGGAGACAAGACTGCTCTAAAGACGAGCGAAGGACAGGAGAGAGAACTGCTCACTGCTACTGAGAGTGACCAGGGCTAG